One Lysinibacillus fusiformis genomic window carries:
- the tsaE gene encoding tRNA (adenosine(37)-N6)-threonylcarbamoyltransferase complex ATPase subunit type 1 TsaE → MFEIIMNSLEDTENFALKLADLLEAQDTITLEGDLGAGKTTFTKSLAKGLGVTRTVNSPTFTIIKQYEGRLPFNHLDVYRLAESDEDLGWDELFYGDAVSVVEWAHLIEQDLPRERLGIEIYRIEENERRFVLTPRGERYEALCEELIK, encoded by the coding sequence ATGTTTGAAATAATAATGAATTCACTTGAGGATACGGAAAATTTTGCACTAAAGCTCGCGGATTTACTAGAAGCACAGGATACGATTACGTTAGAGGGTGATCTTGGTGCTGGTAAGACTACGTTTACAAAGTCACTGGCAAAAGGGCTGGGTGTGACGAGAACAGTTAATAGCCCAACATTTACTATTATTAAACAGTATGAGGGGCGTCTACCTTTCAATCATTTAGATGTGTATCGTCTGGCAGAAAGTGATGAAGACCTTGGATGGGACGAGTTATTTTATGGAGATGCCGTGTCAGTAGTCGAGTGGGCCCATTTAATTGAGCAGGATTTACCGCGGGAACGATTAGGAATTGAGATTTACCGAATTGAAGAAAATGAACGTCGATTCGTTTTAACGCCTCGAGGAGAGCGATATGAGGCATTATGTGAGGAGCTAATAAAATGA
- the tsaB gene encoding tRNA (adenosine(37)-N6)-threonylcarbamoyltransferase complex dimerization subunit type 1 TsaB, which produces MIWLGIETANAPLSVAVVKDGKVVAEIIQNIKLTHSAGAMPAIENILENAGIKPNELDAIAVSEGPGSYTGVRIGVTLAKTLAWTLHKPLVGISSLKVLAANATLYDGLICPIFDARRDNVYTAVYKGAELDVVVEDYHDHIDGLLNRLKAFESPILFIGADVHAFWDKIIEVLGDYALRVPFSNELPRASEVIRLASMKDLPSVEETHHFIPQYKRIAEAEANWLKEQKEKAHEQ; this is translated from the coding sequence ATGATTTGGTTAGGAATTGAAACGGCGAATGCGCCACTTTCTGTTGCTGTTGTAAAGGATGGTAAGGTGGTGGCAGAGATTATTCAAAATATTAAATTAACACATTCTGCAGGTGCGATGCCTGCAATTGAAAATATTCTTGAGAATGCAGGGATAAAACCCAATGAATTAGATGCCATTGCTGTATCAGAGGGACCTGGTTCTTATACGGGTGTACGCATCGGTGTAACGCTTGCTAAAACATTGGCATGGACGCTACATAAACCATTAGTAGGTATATCTAGCTTAAAGGTATTAGCAGCAAATGCTACACTCTATGATGGACTAATTTGTCCTATCTTTGATGCGCGTCGTGACAATGTCTACACAGCTGTTTATAAAGGAGCTGAACTTGATGTGGTTGTAGAGGATTATCATGATCATATTGATGGACTGTTAAACCGTTTGAAGGCTTTTGAGTCGCCAATATTATTTATTGGAGCAGATGTTCATGCTTTTTGGGATAAGATCATAGAGGTATTGGGTGATTATGCGCTTCGTGTCCCTTTTAGTAATGAATTACCTCGTGCTAGTGAGGTTATACGTTTAGCAAGTATGAAGGACTTGCCGAGTGTGGAGGAAACACATCATTTTATACCGCAATACAAACGTATTGCTGAGGCTGAGGCAAATTGGTTAAAGGAACAAAAGGAGAAGGCTCATGAGCAGTGA
- the rimI gene encoding ribosomal protein S18-alanine N-acetyltransferase: MSSDIIYRKMVSEDVPVVFAIELASFPVPWTLDSFYYEMHENQYAYYVLAVDESNNIIGFCGMWMVIDAAQITNVAVTENVRGRGIGEGLMREAIRIAREHGMDVMSLEVRESNTVAQNLYRKLAFQDGGIRKGYYTDNGEDALVMWVNL; the protein is encoded by the coding sequence ATGAGCAGTGATATAATATATCGTAAAATGGTATCTGAAGATGTACCAGTAGTATTTGCTATTGAGCTTGCATCGTTTCCAGTACCCTGGACGCTTGATTCTTTTTACTATGAAATGCATGAAAATCAATATGCCTATTATGTGTTGGCAGTGGATGAAAGCAATAATATTATAGGTTTTTGTGGTATGTGGATGGTCATAGACGCTGCGCAAATTACGAATGTGGCAGTTACAGAGAATGTTCGTGGTCGAGGAATTGGTGAAGGTTTAATGCGAGAGGCGATACGCATTGCACGTGAACATGGAATGGATGTAATGAGTCTAGAGGTACGTGAGAGCAATACTGTGGCACAAAATCTTTATCGTAAGCTTGCGTTTCAAGATGGCGGCATACGTAAAGGCTATTATACAGATAACGGGGAGGATGCCCTTGTCATGTGGGTGAATTTATAA
- the tsaD gene encoding tRNA (adenosine(37)-N6)-threonylcarbamoyltransferase complex transferase subunit TsaD, with the protein MDNQVILAIESSCDETAAAIIRNGSEIISNVVASQIDSHKRFGGVVPEIASRHHVEQITVVIEEALAKANMKPTDLDAVAVTEGPGLVGALLIGINAAKAFAFANNLPILGVHHIAGHIYANALVQPMEFPLLALVVSGGHTELVYMKEHGSFEVIGETRDDAAGEAYDKVARVLGLPYPGGPRIDQLAHEGEEAVAFPRVWLEEDSYDFSFSGLKSAVINYKHNMDQRGEEISSTAVAKGFQESVVEVLTAKTLRAARQYNVKQVIAAGGVAANKGLRTSLAVTFADEGIPFYVPPLKLCTDNAAMIGAAATPMFEAGKRDNLTMNGRPGMELKSWAE; encoded by the coding sequence ATGGATAATCAAGTTATTTTAGCAATTGAATCAAGTTGTGATGAGACAGCAGCAGCCATTATTCGTAATGGTTCAGAGATTATTTCGAATGTTGTCGCGTCACAAATCGACAGTCATAAACGATTTGGTGGGGTTGTACCAGAAATTGCATCCCGTCACCATGTAGAGCAAATTACCGTTGTAATTGAAGAGGCATTAGCGAAGGCGAATATGAAACCAACTGATTTAGATGCAGTTGCGGTAACAGAGGGGCCGGGACTTGTAGGAGCACTGTTAATCGGTATAAATGCGGCGAAGGCTTTTGCGTTTGCAAACAATTTGCCTATCTTAGGCGTACATCATATTGCAGGGCATATTTATGCAAATGCACTGGTACAACCAATGGAGTTTCCACTTCTAGCTCTTGTGGTATCAGGAGGACATACGGAACTTGTCTATATGAAGGAGCATGGCTCATTTGAAGTTATTGGAGAAACACGTGATGATGCAGCAGGTGAAGCTTACGATAAAGTGGCGCGCGTATTAGGCTTACCATACCCTGGAGGCCCACGTATTGATCAGTTAGCCCATGAAGGAGAGGAAGCAGTTGCTTTCCCTCGTGTATGGTTGGAGGAAGATTCATATGATTTCAGCTTTAGTGGCTTAAAATCGGCAGTTATTAACTATAAGCATAATATGGATCAGCGAGGAGAAGAGATTTCCTCAACAGCTGTTGCAAAAGGCTTTCAGGAAAGCGTAGTCGAAGTGTTAACCGCAAAAACATTGCGCGCGGCTCGTCAGTATAATGTTAAACAAGTCATTGCAGCTGGTGGTGTAGCAGCGAATAAAGGCTTACGTACATCACTCGCGGTGACTTTTGCTGACGAAGGCATTCCATTCTATGTGCCACCATTGAAATTATGCACAGACAACGCTGCAATGATTGGAGCTGCAGCAACACCGATGTTTGAAGCTGGTAAACGTGATAATTTGACGATGAACGGTCGCCCAGGAATGGAGTTGAAATCTTGGGCAGAATAG